The DNA window TCAGATCACTTTCTACTCCCTTACCTTCAGGATATACATGGGTAGCAGCCATACATAGTAATCTATCCATATATATTAAAAGCTTTTGCATCGCTCCGGTATGTGTAGGAAAAATAAGTCCTGTAAAAGTATGCATCCGAATCGGAACACCTGCCATTTTTCCGGCAAGCATTGATAAAAGGCCTGCTTTCGGTGTAATTGAGTGAATAATCTCCGGTTTTTCTTTTTTAAAAGTTTTATACAGGTTCACGAGCGAAATAAAATCTTTAAATAAAGAAATTTTTCGTTCCATTTCAACAGGTACGACCTTAATTTTCTCACGTTCTTTTACGATGTCTAAATGTTTTCCTTTTCCAGAAACAGCAATTATATCAAAGTATTTATTCAAAAAAGCCAACTGTCCTTTCAACAGTACATTTAATGATAGTGGGACGGTCGAAACTCTTATAATTTTCAACATTTGTTTTTTTATATTTTGTGTATCCATAACATCAGAAAGTTAACCTTCGGATTAACTTTCTATCCTCATTTTATTATTTATATTTCATATTCATATAGGACACTTCTACATTATCTTTATTTTTCCAAATATATCCGACACCGGGTTTGGTAAGAGTAGAGTTTTTAATCAAAATATTTCCATTATATTTTTTTGAATTATTTAGGTCACCAATAGAAAACGACATAGAATAATTGGATAAATTACTAACAAAGCCATCTATGGAAATATTAATATTTTTAGTAGGTTTTGCTTTATCTGAAAATGCATACAGATTAATACCTAACCCTGCGCTTGCATTATTATAAGTATATACATTTTTTATATTAATCCCATCCAATACTTCTTCATATAAAGAAGGTTCTATGTGTAATCCGATTTGAGGTAATGTACCCACTGTGTTTGAAATCAGCATATTCTCTACCGTTACATTTTTACCGGAAGTAATGGTAATACCGTTCCTTCTTACTTTATCAATCCATCCTCCGTTTATCATCACATCTTCGCTTAAGCCAGCCGTTTCAGATCCAATAAAAATACCATCTCCCCATGTGTTTTTTATGATAGGATTGTAGATTGTAACTTTCTTAGCATCCTGAATTGATATTCCAGCGTTCCATTCTCCTGTGTGCTTAAGTTTAGCTTCTCTGTTTCCAACTACATACGGATTATATAAAGTTACATTCTCAGCATTTTCAATTTTTACGATATCATAATGTCTTCCCTTCACTTCTCCAGTGTAAATAATCTTGGAGTTCTTTTGAAAAAAAACATTAGTATTAGATGATATTTTTAGACCAATACTGATATAAATAGGATAATCCGGAAGTAATATATTTCGATGGGTAGCAAAGAAAGATTGTATATCCTTTGTATAATCCTGATTAGAGTTTTTACTATATCCACTCTTGAGAATACTCTCTAACTTGTCCCATCCACTCAAGTTTATATTATTGGGTGAATAGGGTTTAGTATATTGATTAATAATATTTTCCGGTGGCAATAAATAGGAAAAATCAGATTTCTGACAAGAAAAGAAACTATTAAACAAAATAATTAATAAAAACTTATATTTCATATCACATGTATTTATAGTTATAAATTACTAAAAAATATAAATATTCCCACTAATCCGAGAACTATGACAGCAAAAGGTATTTTATCATTGTATTTCTTATTGAAATATGGCATCATTAAAAATGGAATTAAAATCCAAGACATTACGCCCCATCTGTCGGAATAAGGAATATGGAAAAATAGAAAAAATATGCAACTTAAAAGAATAAATAATTCAAAAATGACTAAATACATAGTATCCTTAATATTTTTCTTATCCATTCTATTTTTCAAATAAATAAAAAGAAGCAAAAAAAACGAATTAAAAATAACAAATTGCGGTTTAAATCCTACAAGATACAGGCCATCCGAAGCATTTGCATCAAGATAACTACTTCTTCTTTCATCAACAGTAGAAACCAGACTGCTATCTATGATTGTGTTGAAACCAAAATTAAAAAAAGATAAAATAATACTTACGACATATAAAATATAAAAGTACTTAATAGGGATTTTTTTATAACTGTAATTTATTGTAAATAAAAGTGCAATAGGAATAATACTTGTGAAATGAAACAGTATACATAAAATAAATGTACAGATA is part of the Chryseobacterium lactis genome and encodes:
- a CDS encoding right-handed parallel beta-helix repeat-containing protein; this encodes MKYKFLLIILFNSFFSCQKSDFSYLLPPENIINQYTKPYSPNNINLSGWDKLESILKSGYSKNSNQDYTKDIQSFFATHRNILLPDYPIYISIGLKISSNTNVFFQKNSKIIYTGEVKGRHYDIVKIENAENVTLYNPYVVGNREAKLKHTGEWNAGISIQDAKKVTIYNPIIKNTWGDGIFIGSETAGLSEDVMINGGWIDKVRRNGITITSGKNVTVENMLISNTVGTLPQIGLHIEPSLYEEVLDGINIKNVYTYNNASAGLGINLYAFSDKAKPTKNINISIDGFVSNLSNYSMSFSIGDLNNSKKYNGNILIKNSTLTKPGVGYIWKNKDNVEVSYMNMKYK
- a CDS encoding EpsG family protein, with the protein product MDKFNSTYYILYGSCALIAFLLACILDKNNLRSNFVKLGFLYIGAVILLFGFRDLEVGSDTGLYAWQYTNTEEVESWGTDFFINILFSILKLFFGNDPVTFFMFMAIAFNGTIFLTTYYISKIYSVNILFILFTFFSLFFYKTLGINIIRQGVSLGFFILGIVLFFNRNKNKSKIPLICTFILCILFHFTSIIPIALLFTINYSYKKIPIKYFYILYVVSIILSFFNFGFNTIIDSSLVSTVDERRSSYLDANASDGLYLVGFKPQFVIFNSFFLLLFIYLKNRMDKKNIKDTMYLVIFELFILLSCIFFLFFHIPYSDRWGVMSWILIPFLMMPYFNKKYNDKIPFAVIVLGLVGIFIFFSNL